In Streptomyces sp. TLI_146, the genomic stretch ACCATGTGAGTTCGCCACAGGCTATGGCGGTGGCACGGTGATGTACCGAGAGCCACGACTTGCCAAGGCTGAGCGACTACAGGGCCGGGCGGACAACCGGGGGAGAAGGGCGGCTGCATCTCATGATGCGGCCGCCGCTACATTTGCGCGTCGGAGCTGCAGTCCTGCGGAGGGGATGTAGTCGAACACCACCCAGTCCGCGACGTCTCAGTGGTGAGGCTGCGACTCCGAGTCCGGCCGCTGTCACCGCACGATGGGCGGGGTCGCCGTCACGACCAACGACGCTGCCCCGGACTGGCGCTCGCCAACTGGCGCGACTTCCGAGAGGTCAGGCTGCTCTTCACGTATTCCGGCCCCGGGGTATCTGTTCGGCCAGTATGGTCTTCTCTGTGACGCTCCTGAATTGGCTACAGTTCGCTTCTGCTTGCACTGCAGTAGCACTGGTTTCCTTCGTGCTTACCAAGTTTGTTAATTTGTTCCTCTTTGCAACCCATCAGCCGCCACCGAGCCGTCGGCGCCCCGACATCCGAGTCTTTTCCCGGGGTAGTCGGGCGGTATTTAGCCGGAAGGGCCTCGTTTCCAACCTCCGCCTTAGCTGTCGAACCTTTGGCATCCACTTTTCTATATCGGGCGCGAAGTTGAATGCTATGGCCCTTGACGGGTACTGGATGTCTGAGTTGGTTCCTCTCGCAGGTATTGTGTCCGCGTTCCTCCTCCCAATCTCGGCCTTTGTGTGGTCAACTCATTCCGCTGTGCCCTTCGTTCGAGAGGCGTACGAGGCGCATTTTCATAGGCTCGCAGACAGAGAATCCTTCTATACGGCAATCGCCCTCTATGTATTTGCAATCCTATGGTGGCCTCTTGAGCTCAAGCGTGTGCGGTCGTTCCTGGCGGCGGTGGGGCATCGAAGGGCCTTCTACGAATGTTGCAAATGTGTAGTGCTGTGCCTCGATGTCCAAGAGCAGCGGTCCTCTATTTTGTTGGTCGATCGGGGTGTATATCGAATCGGCAGGACGCTTATCCAGTTCAGTAAAAGTGAAACGCGCAGAGGCGGTACTGCTCGGCAGAGGGAGCTTTTTGAGCATGCGGTTCGGGTGGAATTAGCTCTCGATGAGTGCGTGGGGCGAGTGCTGAAAGAGGGTGTCAGTGAACTGCCTAATTTGGTCGCCATGCTTATGAGGATCCTAGAGCGTCTTGCGGCAGGTCGACTGCTCGCTCTGCTGGACGATAACCAGCTACCTGTTTATACTCCACCGTCTGCAGAAGAGCTTGAAGAAGAGACGACAAAGGGTGATCGTCGAATCGTGCTGTGGGGGGCTACTGCTGCGGCTGCTGCTGCCGGGGTAACGATCTCACTTGGTGTCCCTGTTGGGGCTGTGGTGCCTGCGGCATTGATCTTCCTTATGGGCCCCGCCGTCCTATGGGGCAGCAAAAAGATCGGAAACCCCAAAGACCTTATGGATGCAATGCGACAGGGGGTAACCCAGCCCCAGGAGTCGCAGGGGAGTGCAGCAGCCCCCGACGTTACGCCGGCAAGTGGTGGGAATGTTCCCCCAACGAGAACATCAAACCCCTGAACACACCTTCCTCGGCCGCCGCTAGGCGTTCGCAAAGGCTGTCGCTAATTCGCCCGAAGGTCCCAGGGTCAGCGCGTCGAAACCACCCTCCCAAAGCCCACGCGTACCAGATGTGGGGCCACAAGATCATTGACTTTTTGGCCCTGCCGTGCTATAATTGATGGGTGAAGTTGCAATGTGCATACTTGCGCTTCGCGTAACCGCCACTAAATTCGCCTGGGCGGATTTTTGTGGCCAAGGGGGGTGGATGCTTCGTGAAGCACCACGCAATCTCTGGCCCGTCTCGGCCGTAAGTGTCTCTTATTCGCTGCCTCCGTACACTGGAGGCCGTCCATGAGCGACACGACAACGCTCGTCGCAAGCGCCGCGCTCTTCAGCGCCACCATCGCAATTATTCTCATCTTGCGCTTTCGCGACCAGCTCACCCGAGACGCTGCCCGAGTCACGTACCGGCTCGGCTTTCCACGTGACCTGACCATTGGGCAGGTGACGGCCTTCCTCCACGCCCTGACCCGGCTGCGGCCGGCTCGCGGTTGGCTCTTTGGCCGCGACAGCGTCGTGTTCGAGTCGGTCGGCTGGCCCGGCCGCATTGAGCACCGGCTCCGGCTGCCCAAGCACCAGGCCGACGTGTTGCTGCGCCAGTTGCGCGGCATCGTGCCCAACCTGCGCACGACCCCCATTGAAAATCCGGCCCTGCCCACAGCGGGCTGGTTGCGGCGTATTCGCCTCACCACCACAGCGCGTCCCCTGCGCACCGACCAGCCGGAAGGCTTTGCCGTCGCGTTGCTCAGCACGCTCCAGCCACTGGCCCGGGACGAGCTACTGCTCTACCAACTGGTGGTCTATCCCGTTCGGACACCGCAGCTGCCGGTCGCCCGGCGGCCCAGTTCCGGTCTTGCTGTCCTGCCACCGTGGTTGCACCGAGTCGGCCAGCTGCTGACCGCCGCGCCACCAGCACCGTTGGACAAGCAGGCTGCGGCTGACTTCAAGGCCAAGATTGCCGAACCCTGGTTCGGCGTCATCGGCACGGTCGGAGCTACGGCAGCTGACCGTCCGCGAGCCCACTTCCTGGTGGGCCGGCTCATGGCCACGCTGCATCAGCTGGACTACAACGGCGCCGCGCTCGTACCGCGCTGGCTGCCTCGCCGGGCTGCCGACTGGCTGGCCCAGGCCGCGACCGGCACCGGTGTAGCGCCTGTTCACGTCAACGCCCAGGAAGCCGCCACGCTGCTTGGTTGGCCACTGGCCGGTCCAACCGTGCCGGGGTTGCGACTGAGTGGTGGCCGGTCGTTCCCACCGGTTCCCGAGCTGCCCACCCGCGGCCGTGTCCTCGGTACCGCCACCTACGAGGGTCTGCAACGACCGGTCGCAATCTCGCCGATCGACGGCCTGATGCACCAGCTGGTGACCGGCCCTACGGGCTCCGGCAAGTCGACGCTGCTGCTCAACCAGCTGACCCAGGACATTCAAGCTGGCCGTGGTGTCATCTTGCTCGACCCCGGTGGCGACCTGGCCCGCGACGTGGCCGATCGCATTCCCGAGGCACGCATCGGTGACCTGATCTACCTCGACGCC encodes the following:
- a CDS encoding type IV secretory system conjugative DNA transfer family protein — protein: MSDTTTLVASAALFSATIAIILILRFRDQLTRDAARVTYRLGFPRDLTIGQVTAFLHALTRLRPARGWLFGRDSVVFESVGWPGRIEHRLRLPKHQADVLLRQLRGIVPNLRTTPIENPALPTAGWLRRIRLTTTARPLRTDQPEGFAVALLSTLQPLARDELLLYQLVVYPVRTPQLPVARRPSSGLAVLPPWLHRVGQLLTAAPPAPLDKQAAADFKAKIAEPWFGVIGTVGATAADRPRAHFLVGRLMATLHQLDYNGAALVPRWLPRRAADWLAQAATGTGVAPVHVNAQEAATLLGWPLAGPTVPGLRLSGGRSFPPVPELPTRGRVLGTATYEGLQRPVAISPIDGLMHQLVTGPTGSGKSTLLLNQLTQDIQAGRGVILLDPGGDLARDVADRIPEARIGDLIYLDAADNRPVGINPLACAPEDAELVADQVMDLIKANADSWGPRLEEVLKAALVLLAATPGMTLVELPAVLTDEVFRASLLARLDPAFAPTVGAFFARFNSWSEGERGQAVSAVINKISPLTDRRQLRAMLGQAQPAWTMREVMEQHKILLVALPSGLAGSYAVDLLGGLLVSMVWNAAMRRAAVTRDQRQATFLYIDEAGRFLRSGADLTDMLARARGHFLGIIAALQHITQVPPNLRAALLSEARTKVVLQPGADDAATLARALGPLVKPEDLLTLEPRSAVAAVVTGGQVSPPVTIATNPPPEPSGWGPTARAASRLAYGRDRAAVEQEIADRRQASRPRSGARGARPAA